A region of Carassius auratus strain Wakin chromosome 23, ASM336829v1, whole genome shotgun sequence DNA encodes the following proteins:
- the lmod3 gene encoding leiomodin-3 isoform X2 — protein MSKDTDQESYAEEIDEDEILAGLSAEELKQLQSEMDDIAPDERVPVGMRQRDASQKTTVQECSEPQSEEEIDEDEILAGLSAEELKQLQSEMEEIAPDERVPVGMRQRDQTDKPPTGSFDHRSLVEYIYWEKESKRMLEEERVPTTLLPSQKAQEELEAKKEDKVEEVEYVYEEIIEEVEGGEGDVVVDEVIEEVIMVVDEDQPAKIERDASGPLATSEDCLQPPPEFADTKVEVKTEQSELNKTECKVNEETEADSTQSEPTPSSYENWVPEKEERVISKLKIPKLALGGSASNKKTARPSGNETNLETTLVKIRNNNPSVTDVNLNNIENIPKEMLLDYVNALKKNRHVKTFSIANTGADENVAFALANMLRENRSITTLNIESNFITGKGIVAIIRCLQFNETLTELRFHNQRHMLGHHAEMEVSRLLKANNTLLKMGYHFEVPGPRMVVTNLLTRNLDRQRQQRMEEQKLQQMKEQRKVMEMYMEMYEDSLNLPPGMLEMLGGYIPLSLLQGSHNGAEETPEGSPEPSPHPSPPHQLRKTQNLAPQQHPPSSDKGNLLEEVHLKKTPKRRDLLLELNLRDERKEGRANVQLRSVPKQRGTAREGPADERANLKDMIKTLKPVPRRRQPPKVDLTPRDQLLSEIRHSNVAYLKAVPLPKILESRETSLF, from the exons ATGTCTAAGGACACTGATCAGGAGTCATACGCAGAGGAGATCGATGAAGATGAGATTCTGGCAGGCCTGTCGGCGGAGGAGCTCAAACAGCTCCAGAGTGAGATGGACGACATCGCTCCTGACGAGAGAGTGCCGGTGGGAATGAGACAGAGAGACGCTTCTCAAAAGACAACAGTCCAAG aatGCAGCGAACCCCAGTCAGAAGAGGAAATCGATGAGGATGAGATTCTGGCAGGCCTCTCAGCAGAGGAGCTCAAGCAGCTCCAGAGTGAGATGGAAGAAATCGCTCCTGATGAGAGAGTGCCAGTGGGAATGAGACAGAGAGACCAAACTGACAAACCACCCACTGGATCATTTGATCACAGATCGCTGGTGGAGTATATATACTGGGAAAAAGAGTCCAAACGTATGCTGGAGGAGGAGAGAGTTCCCACAACTCTATTACCCAGTCAG AAAGCCCAAGAGGAGCTTGAagcaaaaaaagaagataaagttGAAGAGGTGGAATATGTCTATGAGGAGATCATAGAGGAGGTTGAAGGAGGAGAGGgagatgttgttgttgatgaagtGATTGAAGAAGTGATAATGGTGGTTGATGAAGACCAGCCTGCTAAGATAGAACGTGATGCCTCTGGGCCTTTAGCGACCTCAGAAGATTGTTTACAGCCACCTCCAGAGTTTGCAGATACAAAAGTTGAAGTAAAGACTGAACAATCAGAACTTAATAAGACAGAATGTAAAGTGAATGAGGAGACGGAAGCAGATTCCACCCAGTCTGAACCTACTCCCTCGTCATATGAGAACTGGGTTCCCGAGAAAGAGGAAAGGGTCATATCCAAGCTGAAGATCCCAAAACTTGCACTAGGTGGAAGTGCTTCAAATAAAAAGACTGCAAGACCTTCTGGGAATGAAACCAATTTGGAGACCACTTTGGTTAAGATCCGCAACAACAACCCCTCTGTCACAGATGTCAATCTCAACAACATTGAAAACATTCCCAAAGAAATGCTCCTTGATTATGTCAACGCACTCAAGAAGAACAGACACGTTAAGACCTTTAGCATCGCAAACACTGGTGCAGATGAAAATGTGGCATTCGCTCTGGCTAACATGCTCAGAGAGAACAGAAGCATCACCACACTAAATATTGAATCCAATTTCATCACAGGAAAAGGGATTGTTGCAATAATACGTTGCCTTCAGTTCAATGAGACACTCACTGAGCTCCGCTTCCACAACCAAAGGCACATGCTAGGACACCATGCAGAAATGGAAGTGTCTCGTCTCCTCAAAGCTAACAATACACTTCTCAAGATGGGCTACCACTTTGAAGTCCCTGGGCCTCGAATGGTGGTCACCAACCTCCTCACCAGGAACTTGGACCGTCAGCGGCAGCAGAGAATGGAGGAGCAGAAGCTCCAGCAGATGAAAGAGCAGAGGAAGGTCATGGAGATGTACATGGAGATGTACGAGGACTCCCTAAACTTGCCCCCTGGTATGCTGGAAATGCTCGGAGGATACATACCATTGTCCCTATTGCAGGGTTCACATAATGGAGCTGAGGAGACTCCTGAAGGTTCTCCTGAACCTTCACCACACCCAAGTCCTCCTCATCAGCTCCGCAAGACTCAAAATCTAGCCCCACAACAGCATCCTCCTAGTTCAGACAAAGGAAACCTCTTGGAAGAAGTACATCTGAAAAAGACTCCGAAACGAAGGGATCTGCTTCTGGAATTAAACTTAAGGGATGAAAGGAAAGAGGGAAGAGCTAATGTTCAGTTAAGGAGTGTTCCTAAACAAAGAGGCACAGCAAGAGAAGGACCTGCAGATGAGAGAGCCAACCTGAAAGATATGATAAAAACTCTAAAGCCGGTTCCTCGAAGGCGACAACCACCTAAAGTTGATCTAACACCTCGGGATCAGCTGCTCAGCGAGATTCGACATAGCAACGTGGCCTATCTCAAAGCG GTACCTCTTCCAAAAATCCTGGAGTCAAGGGAAACCAGTCTCTTCTGA
- the lmod3 gene encoding leiomodin-3 isoform X1: MSKDTDQESYAEEIDEDEILAGLSAEELKQLQSEMDDIAPDERVPVGMRQRDASQKTTVQECSEPQSEEEIDEDEILAGLSAEELKQLQSEMEEIAPDERVPVGMRQRDQTDKPPTGSFDHRSLVEYIYWEKESKRMLEEERVPTTLLPSQKKAQEELEAKKEDKVEEVEYVYEEIIEEVEGGEGDVVVDEVIEEVIMVVDEDQPAKIERDASGPLATSEDCLQPPPEFADTKVEVKTEQSELNKTECKVNEETEADSTQSEPTPSSYENWVPEKEERVISKLKIPKLALGGSASNKKTARPSGNETNLETTLVKIRNNNPSVTDVNLNNIENIPKEMLLDYVNALKKNRHVKTFSIANTGADENVAFALANMLRENRSITTLNIESNFITGKGIVAIIRCLQFNETLTELRFHNQRHMLGHHAEMEVSRLLKANNTLLKMGYHFEVPGPRMVVTNLLTRNLDRQRQQRMEEQKLQQMKEQRKVMEMYMEMYEDSLNLPPGMLEMLGGYIPLSLLQGSHNGAEETPEGSPEPSPHPSPPHQLRKTQNLAPQQHPPSSDKGNLLEEVHLKKTPKRRDLLLELNLRDERKEGRANVQLRSVPKQRGTAREGPADERANLKDMIKTLKPVPRRRQPPKVDLTPRDQLLSEIRHSNVAYLKAVPLPKILESRETSLF, from the exons ATGTCTAAGGACACTGATCAGGAGTCATACGCAGAGGAGATCGATGAAGATGAGATTCTGGCAGGCCTGTCGGCGGAGGAGCTCAAACAGCTCCAGAGTGAGATGGACGACATCGCTCCTGACGAGAGAGTGCCGGTGGGAATGAGACAGAGAGACGCTTCTCAAAAGACAACAGTCCAAG aatGCAGCGAACCCCAGTCAGAAGAGGAAATCGATGAGGATGAGATTCTGGCAGGCCTCTCAGCAGAGGAGCTCAAGCAGCTCCAGAGTGAGATGGAAGAAATCGCTCCTGATGAGAGAGTGCCAGTGGGAATGAGACAGAGAGACCAAACTGACAAACCACCCACTGGATCATTTGATCACAGATCGCTGGTGGAGTATATATACTGGGAAAAAGAGTCCAAACGTATGCTGGAGGAGGAGAGAGTTCCCACAACTCTATTACCCAGTCAG AAGAAAGCCCAAGAGGAGCTTGAagcaaaaaaagaagataaagttGAAGAGGTGGAATATGTCTATGAGGAGATCATAGAGGAGGTTGAAGGAGGAGAGGgagatgttgttgttgatgaagtGATTGAAGAAGTGATAATGGTGGTTGATGAAGACCAGCCTGCTAAGATAGAACGTGATGCCTCTGGGCCTTTAGCGACCTCAGAAGATTGTTTACAGCCACCTCCAGAGTTTGCAGATACAAAAGTTGAAGTAAAGACTGAACAATCAGAACTTAATAAGACAGAATGTAAAGTGAATGAGGAGACGGAAGCAGATTCCACCCAGTCTGAACCTACTCCCTCGTCATATGAGAACTGGGTTCCCGAGAAAGAGGAAAGGGTCATATCCAAGCTGAAGATCCCAAAACTTGCACTAGGTGGAAGTGCTTCAAATAAAAAGACTGCAAGACCTTCTGGGAATGAAACCAATTTGGAGACCACTTTGGTTAAGATCCGCAACAACAACCCCTCTGTCACAGATGTCAATCTCAACAACATTGAAAACATTCCCAAAGAAATGCTCCTTGATTATGTCAACGCACTCAAGAAGAACAGACACGTTAAGACCTTTAGCATCGCAAACACTGGTGCAGATGAAAATGTGGCATTCGCTCTGGCTAACATGCTCAGAGAGAACAGAAGCATCACCACACTAAATATTGAATCCAATTTCATCACAGGAAAAGGGATTGTTGCAATAATACGTTGCCTTCAGTTCAATGAGACACTCACTGAGCTCCGCTTCCACAACCAAAGGCACATGCTAGGACACCATGCAGAAATGGAAGTGTCTCGTCTCCTCAAAGCTAACAATACACTTCTCAAGATGGGCTACCACTTTGAAGTCCCTGGGCCTCGAATGGTGGTCACCAACCTCCTCACCAGGAACTTGGACCGTCAGCGGCAGCAGAGAATGGAGGAGCAGAAGCTCCAGCAGATGAAAGAGCAGAGGAAGGTCATGGAGATGTACATGGAGATGTACGAGGACTCCCTAAACTTGCCCCCTGGTATGCTGGAAATGCTCGGAGGATACATACCATTGTCCCTATTGCAGGGTTCACATAATGGAGCTGAGGAGACTCCTGAAGGTTCTCCTGAACCTTCACCACACCCAAGTCCTCCTCATCAGCTCCGCAAGACTCAAAATCTAGCCCCACAACAGCATCCTCCTAGTTCAGACAAAGGAAACCTCTTGGAAGAAGTACATCTGAAAAAGACTCCGAAACGAAGGGATCTGCTTCTGGAATTAAACTTAAGGGATGAAAGGAAAGAGGGAAGAGCTAATGTTCAGTTAAGGAGTGTTCCTAAACAAAGAGGCACAGCAAGAGAAGGACCTGCAGATGAGAGAGCCAACCTGAAAGATATGATAAAAACTCTAAAGCCGGTTCCTCGAAGGCGACAACCACCTAAAGTTGATCTAACACCTCGGGATCAGCTGCTCAGCGAGATTCGACATAGCAACGTGGCCTATCTCAAAGCG GTACCTCTTCCAAAAATCCTGGAGTCAAGGGAAACCAGTCTCTTCTGA